TGATAAAAATGCGCGGTCAGGGGCCCAAACCCTGGACACCCTGATTAAGAGTCAGGTGCTCTGCCAGCTGAGCTAAAGGTGTATATTAAGTTTTAACAATAAAACTTAATATCATCTATCATAAAGAATTTCTTCCATTCCGCACAAATCAAAAAATACTGTGCGGAAATGAACTCCATCAATTCACTTAATTCCTTCTTTGAAATATTACTTCCATTACTGGCTAAGATGCAGCCGCCTCTCTTAGTCAGCCATACCTTCGTACCATTTGAAACAGGTTTACCTTTCGCAATATGAACATGAATTGGCTCTCCACTCTCATTCGACCAAAAATATACCTTATATCCACATACAGTAAACAAGCTAGGCAATCTGAATCCCTCCATTCGCCGCATACTTATATAATAGATGTGCATTGCTGTGCAAAAGCTGTTCAAACATTGCCACCTCTTGGTCAGAATACCCTTCTTTTGAAATCCACTTATAATCTGGAAGTTCACAACGTGCCGAATCAAAGCCCTCCTCTGTCGGGCGTTCAAAGTGCACTATAACTTTCTGCTTACCATCTTCATCAATAATCTGCGAATGAACGATTTCCGTTTCATCTGCCAATGTCATATATGGATACATCATAATACACCACCTCCATCCTTTTAATATGCTCTGCAGTCTCTGCTCATTTCACTATTATTATACCCTTAATACACAAACAGAACAATCTATAATTATACTATTTATTTCCGTTATAGCATTTACACACGAAAAAAACCACCGTCCCCGGAGTACCAAATCCTCCAAAAACAGTGATTTCCAAATGCGCGATCAGGGGTTCGAACCCTGGACACCCTGATTAAGAGTCAGGTGCTCTGCCAGCTGAGCTAATCGCGCGTTTCCCTATGCTGCCGCAGATGAGCCTGTCACCTGTGACGCAAGGGTTATTATATAATATCGACTGCCAAATTGCAAGCCCTTTTTACAAATTTTTTTCAGCTTTTTTACACAAAATCTATTTCCGGTATCTGTCCCGTCTGTTCCTGACCGGTTGTGATTCCGGCAAAAATATGTCTTGCCATTATCACGATCCCGGCGGTCACAATAAGCGTCGCACCTATGACCACATACGGCATCTGTCCAAGCTTATCAAACAGTACGCCGTACATCGCCTGCCCTGCAGGCTGCGCGCACATGGATACTGCCATTGCCATTGAAATGACTTTTCCGACGAGATGCACCGGAGTGACTTCCTGGACGTAGGCAAGCATCTGCACGCTGAACATGGTGGCTATCATCATGATCATGCCGTAGCAGAGCGTCATTACAATGTAGGCTGCCATTACAGGTACCGGCGCCGCAAGTACCGCTCCCATGGGAAGCAGAACGAAGGAGGCCCACAGAAGAAGCTTCCATGCTTTCTGTATCTTAAGCTTTCCGGCCAATACACCGGTGAGCACGCCTCCGATGAGCCCCCCTGCCGCCCCGAATCCCTGAGCGTATCCATAGAGCTGGCTGGAAAGCCCAAGATAAATCTTAACGATGACCGGGATCCCCACAATAATAAGAGAGGTCAGAAACAGATTGAAAAATGCGATAAGGACCACTACTTTTTTGATCACCGGCTGTTCCTTCCGTATATAGTTCAGACTGCTGCCCATATCCTGCTTCACGGTGCTCCATATGCTGTTTTGCGCGTTCTGCCTCACGTTTGGTATCTTAATGAAGATCTCCATGACCGCGGACAGGAAGAAGCAGACACATCCGGCAGCCACTACAGGGGTCAGGCCCCACACGCCGTACACGATACCGCCGGCCACCGGGCCGAGAAGCCCGGAAAGTGCGTTGATCTGGTTGATGATCGCATTGGCAGTCACAAGATTTTCTTTCTCCTGCAGAAGAGGCATGCTCGCCTGAACAGAAGGCTGGTATACAGCCTGGATGCCGGACAGGACGATCATGACGATAGTGACAAGGATCACTGGTGAGTAAACGTTGACTCCAAGCAGAAATAAAATCGTCAGTAACGCCGTACCAAAATCCAGCGCCACCATGATATTTTTCTTGTTGATCCTATCCGCCAGCAGTCCTCCTACCGGCGACAGCAGTGCCATCGGTATGAAGGAACAAGCCATAGCCGCGCCAAATACAGCGGATGACCCTGTCGCATCGAGCAGATAAAGCGGCAGCGCAAATCTTAAAATACTGTTCCCAAACAGAGAGATGATCTGTCCGATCACGACTAATACAAAGTTTCTGTTCATCAATTTCATTTTTAAATCTCCTTTTCATACATTCATTTGGTATGTATATTGCTAAAATATATGCGGCCCAAATATTTCAGACCGCTTTTCCTCAGTCGAGTACCTTTCTCATATCCCGGACCGCTTCTCTTACTTCCTCATCGATGATCGTAAGGCCCATGCCGTTCAGCACCTTCTCCAGACAGTGAAGCTTATGCTCAAACTTTTCCATATTTCCCGTAAACACAAGTGGGTTGATCCATATATTTGCCAGCAGCATCAGCACCTCTGCCGCCTCTTCCGGGTATTCTACGTTCAGAGACCCGTCTCTGTTGCCCTCCGCAATGTATGCAGCAATGATCGGAGCGAATTCTTCCACAGACTCATGGACTTCCATGGCCAGGAATTTGGGATTCTCCATAATGGTCGGCGCGGACTTCAGAAATCTTCTCTGGTCCGTGCTCTTTACACAATACAGCACGATCTGCTTTATCTTCTCCCGGCCTGACATATTTTCTTCCCCGTCATACATGGAACCAAAGTCTACGCCTGCGTGTATTCTCTCCCCCACAGCCTGAATGATATCTTCCTTTGATTTAAAATGATGATATATCGCGCCTTTGCTCAGATCGCCAAGTTCGTCTACGATATCCTGGATCGTCGTATTTTCATAGCCTTTTTCTAAAAAAAGATTCATCGATACATCCAGTATACGCTGGACCGTCACTTCAGGATACTTATTTCTCGCCATCTTTTCGTACCTCTCTGCAAACACTCATACATTCGTTTGGTATGTATATATTATCACCGCCCTTTTCGTCTGTCAATTACTTTTCATATTTTCTTTGTTTCTTCATATATTAGTATAAGGAGGACAAGTTGCTATGAAAGAACTATATCACAAGGCAGACCTGCCGTACATAACAGCAGTTGTCGTGCTCGGATGCCTGAATCATTTTATTTACGAGTGGACCGGCGAAAGCCCAATATCCGCTCTTTTTTGTCCTGTCAACGAATCTGTATGGGAACACCTTAAGCTGCTGTTTTTCCCCTACCTCTTTGTGATCACTTTTGTCTATTTTTATGAGCACAGGACTTCCCTCTCCCGCTATTTTTGTTCCCGGCTGCTCGCCGCGCTGCTCGGAATGAGCGCCATAATCGTGGTCTTTTATACGTACACGGGAATTGTCGGACGAAGCTTTGTGGTGCTCGACATCCTTATCTTTGTCTTTGCTGTCCTCGTCTCCTTCCGCGCGGCCCCTTTGTTTTACCGGTGCCATTTCTGCAGAGACGCCAGCTCTCTCGTATTTGCAGGCTGGATCTTTGCCGTCATCTGTTTCTTTTTCTTTACGTGCCAGCCGCCTGATCTGCCGCTGTTTTTTCCTCCGGCTTAAAGAAGCCGGCATAAAGTAACCGGTATAAAGAAACATAAATTTTAGTTTTCATATACCAGTCCCGGATGTATAATGTTATTAGCGGTTTTTGCTTTAATACGTTACATGAAAGGAGTAGGGGATATGACAAACGAATGTGTCAAATGTAAGATCGAGCACCACGCTGTGCTTTTTGCATATCTTGCAAAACACGCCATAGAGCTGTGCGGGGAAAAGGGAAAAGAGGCTGTTCTCGACGCAATGACGGCCTACGGCCGGGAGCGGGGAGCCCGGATGGCTGCCAACGCGCTGGCTCACGGAGATGAACTGACCACTATGACAAATCAGGCATATGGAGAATGGAAGCCGGATTATGACGGGCAGATGGAATTCGGGCAGCTTTGTACAGAGCCCACACTGCAGACTTATATTTCCCGCTGTGCCTGGTGTGACGCGTGGAAGAAACACGGGCTTCTCGACTATGGTAAATATTATTGTGTCAATGTAGATAATGCAGTTTACCAGGGGTTCCGCTCAGATTTTGTATGCACGCCTACCACGACCGCTCTGAGCTGGGGCGGTGAACGCTGCGAATTTGACTGGGGACATCCGCTCACAAGTGATGAGGTGAAAGCACTGGCGGAAAAGAAGAAGGCGCTCGGCACTTCCTGTATGAAGGACTTTAACTTCCACACCGCCCATCTGCTGCACACGGTCGGAAATACGCTGAAAGAACAGCTTGGCGCGCAGGGAGAACAGGCTGTTTCTCTTGCCCTGTCGGATTATGTCGGCACGTTTGGGCAGGCGTATCTTGACGTATTGGAAGGAGTGGACGATGAGCAATTCTGATCATATCATCGCAGAATGGATCGCAAATCATGAGGCTTCCATAGCCGCCGCGGCTGACTATATTTTCCTGCATCCGGAAACCGCGTACAAGGAGAAGTTTTCCTCCCGGTGCCTGGCAGACTTTCTGGAGACAGATGGTTTTCAGATCGAGTGGAAGACAGCCGGGATCGAGACTGCATTTACCGCGTCATGGGGATATGGCAGGCCCGTCATCGGCTTCCTGGCCGAGTATGACGCTCTGGCCGAAATCGGCCATGCGTGCGGACATAATCTTCTCGGAACAGGCGCCGCGGCCGCCGCATGCGCACTGAAGGCATATATGGAGGCCGTCGAAATGGAAGGGACGCTCCTCGTGTATGGCTGTCCGGCAGAGGAAATAATGTCCGGCAAGATCATCATGAACAGCCAGGGAGTGTTCGATGACCTGGATGCCGCAGTTACGTGGCATCCTTTTGACAGCAACAGAGTGAGCAACGATATCTGGCAGTCACAGGACATCAAAAACTACATCTTCCGCGGCATGAGCGCCCATGCCTCCCGTTCACCGGAAGAAGGGCGGAGTGCCCTTGACGCGGCCGAACTCATGAATGTAGGCGTCAATTACCTGCGCGAGCATGTCCCGCAGGATGTCCGTATGCATTATGCCTACATAGACAACGGCCTCCCGGCCAATGTCGTCCCCGACTACGCAAAGACAAACTACTTTATCCGCTCCGCGAAACGCGCGCGCACCGAGGACGCGAGCAGACGCGTAGACGACTGCGCCAGAGGCGCGGCCCTCATGACCGGAACGGAAGTGGAGATCGAACTCGTCGGAAGCTGCAAGGAGATGAAGGTCAACCGTGTGCTGGCTGAAATATATTATGACGCCATGACACGCGTTCCTGTCCCAACATACACGGAAGAGGAACTTCAGTTCGCGGCCTCCATCAGCCAGGAGGCAGGTCTCCAGAACCACGGCATATACTTTCAGGGCCTGGAACCGCTGGAACCGGAACCAGTCCCCATTTCCATCGGCACCGACGTATCCGAAGTAAGCCATACCGTCCCGACCATCACACTGAGCGCCGCCGCCATGTGCAAAGGCACACCTTTGCACCACTGGGCCGCCGCCAGACAGGCCGGAATGAGCATCGGAAAGAAAGGGATGCTCTACGCCGCCAGGTGCATGGCGGAAGGGACAAAACAATTGCTTGAGAAACCGGAACACATACAAAACGCCTGGAAATATCACCTGGGGACAGGGTAAAACCTAATTGGGGACGTACCCTTTTTAAATTTCCCCCGTCCCCAACGTCATTTTACCCTGTCCCCAATGGACCAAAGAAAGGAGAAAATCATGATCACTAAGAAAATCGGTATTATCGGCTGCGGCAATATGGGTGGCGCTATCCTCTACGGCGCCTTGAAAAGCGGGGTCCTCCCCAAAGAGAACGCCTATGTATATGACCTCAATCCTGCGATGATGAAGAAGGCGCGGGGATGGGGCGTTAATCTCGCCAAGGATGACGAGGATGTATGTAAGAACAGTGACATCGTTCTGCTGGCGGTGAAGCCGCAGAACGCCGCCGAGGCTCTCGCGCAGTGTAAGGACGCGCTGGACGGCAAGGCAATGATGTCCATCGTCGCAGGTGTGACGGTAGAACGGCTCCGCGCCATGATAAACGGCAGCTTACGCATTCTGCGCATCATGCCCAACACACCGGCCATGGTATTTGAAGGCGCCTTTGCCCTCTGTTCTGACAACGACTTTTCAGAGGAGGAACTGCAGGAAGCGCAGCAGATCTATAGTTCCATCGGCGTCGTGGAGCTTGTGCCGGAGGTTCTCATCGACGCGGTGTGCGGCCTGAGCGGAGGCGGACCGGCCTACGCGGCCATGTTCATAGAAGCTATGGCGGATGGTGGCGTAAAGCAGGGCCTTCCCCGCGCAACTGCCTACCGGCTTGCGGCACAGACCTGTCTCGGCACCGCAAAGATGATCCTGGAAATGGATATCCACCCCGGCCAGTTAAAAGACATGGTCACCTCACCGGGGGGAACAACGATCGAGGGCTGTGAGGCGCTGGAAAAAGGCGGGATGAGAGCCGCGGTCATGGAGTGCATCAACGCAGGTACCGAGAAATCCCGCCGGCTATGATATTGCACCCTTGACCAGGCGCAGAAGCATACATATAAAAGGACATGAAAAAGCAGCGGCCGGCCCCCACGGGCTGCCGCTGCTTCTTTATGCCTATTCTATTGAACCGTTCCGTCCTGCTGGCCTCCATTATCCTGGCCGCTCTGTCCGTCCTGGTTTCCCTGTGTGTCCTGGCCGCTGCCGGGATCCGCATCCTGCGGATCATCTGAACTATCACCGGGCGCCGTATCACCGGCATCCCCCGCATCAGACGCGTCATCTGCAGAATCCTGCGTATCCGCATCATCGGAGGCATTTCCCTTATCGGAATCGTCAGACGCGTCATCTGCATCATCCCCGCCGAAAAGATTCTTGAAGAAATTCACGATCTTATCCCAGAAGCTCTCGCCGTCACCGGAATCCTTTGACTTAAGCGCATCGATCGTGCTGTCGATGACCGCGTTATCCCCGAGAATGCTGTCATTCGTGTTATTTATGATACCGCCGTCACTGTCTCCTCCTGTGAAAAATGACTTAATGGAATTCCACAGGTTGGAGAAGAAACCATCGCTCTTTCCTTCCAGGTTCTCAAGCGTCTTTTTCAGCGCCTTCACGTCATAATCATACTCGGAAATACTCTTCATGAGCGACACGATCTTTGCCTTCTGGTCGCCGTTCAATGTCACATTCAGATCATCCGCCGCATCATTGACAGCTCCTTCGATCTCATCCTCATCTTTGAGTCCGTCTTCTATGACCTCCTGCTTCACCTCGTTCATGAGGTCCGCCGCTTCCTGCTGGCCGATCGACTCTGCCAGCTCTCCTGTCGTGACAAGCTCTTCCGTGGCAGTCGCCTTCTGGTCTTCGCTCAGCTCTTCTCCGCTCGCCTTCTCATATGCCATCATGATCCCTGTAAGCGCTCCGGTTCCGGACACCTCGATCGGAGAGCCGGCCACCACATTACAGTTCTCCACCCCTGAGGTAAGAAGTGTACTTGCGATCATGGAACTCGTCACAAAGGTAAGGTTGGCAACCTTCACCTGGATCCCGCCGCTGCCTGTCGGCTCCACATAAGAACAGCTGTATGTCCTCGTACCGATCTGCGCCTCTGTCGCGATCCCTTCCATATACTTTCTCTCATCTGCATTTGTAACCTCGATCGTGTCGACTTTATCCGCAGAAGTGCCAAAATAGTCATACATGGCTTTCTTTTGCTCCTCTGTCAGATTCGCTCCGAGCGTTACGACCTTGGAACTGTCCGCCTTTGCTGTAAACGGCACACTGACAAAGGTCAGCACCGCCGCCATCATGACCGGTATAATTTTTTTAAATTTTTTCATAATAGTCTGGTGTAACCACCATACCCCCTTTTCATCAATTATTTACATCTTAATAATAACTAAGCTCCCACATAATATAACACATTCCCGGACATTTGCAAAGAAACAGCCCCTTAACTATTTCTGAATATTTTCTGTATTCTCTCGTGGAATACCTCCTCATCGATAATTCCCCGCATCGTCCCCACTATCCTGCCGTTCTTAAAACAGATGAACGTCGGCACGATCTCCGTGTCATACTCTGCCGCCAAAAGTTCAGACTCTTCTATCTCAACCTCGCAGAACTTTATTTTTTTTCTATTTTTATATTTCTTCTCTGCCTCTTCCGCAATTGGTTTCATCATGGCGCATTTACCGCACCAGACCGCATAAAACATTACAACCACCGGAAGACTTTCGTGCATCACTTCCGAATCAAAATTCTTTGCTGTTAAATGTAGCATAAGTTTCAACCTTTCTTAAGCCATCTTTATGTCAGCACTTGGGATTCAATATTCTGCATACCTCATCCAGTGATTTTTTAATACAGGCAAGTTTTTCATTCAGGTTCCTTTTGCGATAAGTGATTTCACACAATTTATGCTTCCATCCTTTCTTTCCGCGTCCCACATGCTCACATCCTGACCATTATTCTTCTTTATATTATATGCAGCTGCCGCCTTATGCTTTCCTGACAGCCCGCAACTTGCAGATAGGATTCCCTGCTGCCGAGAACTTCTCTTCATATTCCGTCATGACATTTCCGCGGTTCATGGCCTCATCGCCGTGCAGGTCAAAGGTGCGCTCTTTTATCTCCCACACATCCGACTCCCTGATCTCCTCCAGGGAAAATTCAAACAGTCCCCTGTTGTCCGTTTTAAACTCCACCACACCGTCACAAGCCAGTATCTTATCATATCTGGACAGATATTCCTTTGATGTCAGCCTCCTTCTGGCATGTCTCGCCTTCGGCCACGGATCCGAGAAGTTCAGATAGATCCCGGACACCTCCCCCTTTGCAAATACATCTGCAATGTCCGCTGCGTCCATACAGATAAACCGGATGTTGGCAGGCGCCTGCGTCTCCCGCTCCATATATTTCTCCACAGCCCGCAGAAGAACACTCGAGTAACGCTCGATCCCGATAAAATTAACGTCCGGATTCTGTTCTGCCATCGTCAGCAGAAACTGCCCCTTCCCCATTCCGATCTCTATAAATACAGGATTTTCATTCCCAAACACCTTGTCCCAGCATCCCCTGTAAAGAGCAGGTTCTTTCATGACCTCTCTGCACGCTTTCAGCACACTTTCCGCCCGGGGTATATTTCTCAATCGCATATGACTGCCTCCTCATTTTTTGCTCTTATCCAGTCTATCCATTTCTTTTAAAAATGTCAATTACCGTTAATTTTTCAATTTGTTTACTTTTACTATGGAAATTTAGAAAAATAAGTGTATTATTAACATATAATACAAATTATACTTATTAGAAGTAAGCAGAAACGGAGGCGTAGTATGGACTCTATTGTGGAGAAATTATCAGACATTGAGACGACTGCTGAAGCAATCGTAGACCATGCAGAAGCTCAGAAATTTGAGATCGAACAGCAGATACAGGCCCGGCGCGACAAGTTTGATGAAGACCTGGAAGCCGATACACAGAAGAAGCTGGAGCGCATCCGCGCCGAGGCTTCCGAGAAAGTCGACCGGATACTGGAGACACAGAGACAGAAAAACAGGTCGACCATCGAAGCTTTAGAGAAAGAATATAAGGAAAACCATACTGCGTATGCACAGGAAATCCTAAAACGTATAACTGAGGTGTAGAACATGGGCAATCTTATGGCATACAGCGGAATTGTAACAAAAGTACGGGCCATGCAGGCAAAGCTCCTCACAAGACAGGATTTTGAGAATATCGCCTCTCTCAGGAGCGTTCCGGAGATTATTTCTTATCTGAAAGAAAAGCCCGCCTACGCAGATTTGATGAACCAGATGGATGTATCTCTGTACCACCGGCGGCACGTGGAGAAGATTCTCTATCAGTCCCTCTATGATGACTATACGAGAATCTTTCGTTTTGCAGGGCTGGAACAGAAGAAGTTCCTGAAGCTTTATCTGAAAAGGTACGAAGTGGATCTGATCAATTACTGTTTCCGGATCGTATTTAACCACTACGATAAACCATTTGACCTGGATTATAAGAAAGAATTTTTTGATAAATATTCACAGATCTCCATCGAAAAGCTCATCACGTCGCGCAGCATCGGCGAGCTCGTGGATAATCTGCAGTCAACAGAGTACTACGCGCCGCTTCGGAAGCTGCGGGATTCAAACGCCGCCACTTTGTTTGACTATGATCTGGCACTGGAACTGTACTACTTTTCTACTGTATGGAAAAAACGAAAACAGATACTGACAAACAAAAAGGAACTGGAGATATATACAAGAGACTGCGGTACTAACATGGATCTGCTCAACATACAGTGGATATACCGTGCGAAAAAGTATTACCACATGCTTCCGCCCGACATATATTCGCTGACGATCCCGAATCACTACCGCCTTCGTATCGATGAGTTCAAAGCGCTGGTGGAGGCACCTACCCTGGAAGAATTTGAGCATCTGCTGGAAGGCACTTATTATGCCAGGAAATATCATATCGACAACAGCAAGACGATGGAACAGCTGTATAAGGAATGCCTCATGCATCTGTATCTGTCGGACCGGCGCGGCAATCCGTATTCGATTGCGACTATCACCACATATCTGTTCCTGAAGGAAGAAGAGATATATAAACTGACGACTGCCCTTGAATGCATCCGCTACGGCCTATCATCAAGAGAGACGTTAGGATACCTGGGAGGTGTAATTCAATGATTGTAAAGATGAAGTTTTTGAGCATCAGCGGACCGCGGACCGACATTGACCGCGTCTGTGATGTCTACCTTTCAAAATATGAGATGCAGCTTGAGAATGCAGTCACAGAACTTAAGACGACCGACAATCTCCTGCCGTTTGTGGAGATGAACCCTTACAAAGAACCACTCGCCAAAGCAGAAGAATTTACTTCAAAGCTTTCGGCGGCAGGGACTCCTGCCGATACGGCGTTGTCCACAGATGAGATCATCGCCTTGATCCGTGAGGTAAACCATGACTATCTTGAGCTGCAGGAGAAAAAAGAGCTGCTCAAAAAAAATAAAGATGAACTGCTGGAAAAGCTGCATGTATTAGAACCGTTCCGGCCCCTTGATTTCGACTTGCACAAGGTTCTCCATTATCGGTATATGCAGCTTCGTTTTGGGCGGATCGGGATCGATTATTACCGGAAGCTGGAAAAATACCTGTTTGAGGATCTCAACGCCATTTTTCTGGAAGGCACGCGGGATGAGAATTTCGTGTACGGCTGTTACTTTGTTGCAAATACAGAGGCCAGCAAGGTGGATTCCGTATTCAACTCCCTGCACTTTGAACGCATCACCATATCGGACGAATATATCGGCTCTCCCGCCGTGGCATATGAGAGCCTGGAGCAGGACATTTCCGATCTGGATGAGCGCATTGACGAAATAGACAAAAATATCCAGGAACTGCTCGACGATAAGGCAGGCAAACTGCTCGGAGCCCGCAAGCGTCTGGAGGAACTGTCCAACAATTTTGACGTCCGCAAAATGGCCGCCCGCGTAGATGACAACAAGGAAGATTACTACATTCTCTGCGGGTGGATGGGTGAAGATGATGTGGCGGCCTTTCTGAAGGAATCAGAAAATGACGACAAGGTGTTCGTCGTTGTGGAAGAAGACCGCGAGAAATTCTTCGGCGAACCTCCCACAAAGCTTAAGAATCCCAAATTCTTCAAGCCTTTTGAGATGTTTATCCGCATGTACGGCCTTCCCTCCTCCAACGAGATGGATCCTACCGTATTCGTGGCGCTGACCTATACGTTCATCTTCGGCGCCATGTTCGGAGATGTCGGACAGGGATTGAGCCTGTTCGTGATAGGCGGACTTCTCTACAAACTGAAAAATATGAACCTTGCCGGTATCATATCCGTCGCGGGCCTTTTCTCGGCTTTCTTCGGATTTATGTTCGGCAGTGTATTCGGTTTTGAGGACATTATACAGGCCCACTGGCTTCGGCCGATGGAAGCCATGACGAACCTTCCGTTCATCGGACAGCTCAACACCGTATTTATCGTGGCGATCGCCTTTGGTATGGGACTGAATATCCTCTCCATGATATTTCATATAATCAATGCCATCCGGGCACATGATACGGAAAATATCTGGTTTTCCACGAACGGTATCGCGGGACTTGTTTTTTACGGATTTATCGTGTTCACAATTGTACTTTTTATGACGGGACATCAGGTTCCCGGAAATATACTGATGGTCATATTCCTCGGAATACCTGTTCTCGTATTCGTATTTAAAGAACCGCTCACCAACCTGGCGGAGCGCAACCACAAGAAGCTGGAGACAGGCAAAGGAATGTTCCTCGTACAGGGATTCTTTGAATTATTTGAGACGCTTTTGAGCTATTTCTCCAACACGCTTTCTTTCGTCCGTATCGGGGCATTTGCGGTGAGCCATGCCGCTATCATGGAAGTTGTGCTGATGCTCTCGGGCGCGCAGGAAGGCTCTCCAAACTGGGTCGTCGTCGTGATCGGCAACCTGGTCGTATGCGCTCTGGAAGGACTGATCGTAGGTATCCAGGTGCTCCGTCTCGAATATTATGAAATGTTCAGCCGTTTTTATAAAGGCAGCGGCCGCGAGTTTAAACCGTTCAATAATCATAAAAAACAAGATAAAAATTAATCCATATCCAAGGAGGAGAAAATCATGTCATTAACAGTAAAATTATTATTAGTCGCAGCACTGGTGCTCAGCATTATCATTCCTTTCGGTTACTACCTGATCGGGGAAAAGAACAAAAAACGCTATAAAAGAGCAGTCGGTACCAACGCCTTCTTCTATTTTGGCACATTTGTCATCGCATCGATCATGATGTTCGGCGGCAATACAGCTGTCGCCGCAGATACCGCTGCCGCTGCCTCTTCTAACGCCACAGGGTTCGGTTACCTTGCCGCCGCACTATCAACCGGTTTGTCATGTGTGGGCGGCGGTATCGCCGTAGCAAGTGCGGCAAGCGCCGCGCTCGGCGCGATCAGCGAAGATTCAAGTGCACTCGGAAAGTCACTCATCTTCGTAGGTCTTGCGGAAGGTGTCTGCCTGTACGGGCTCATCATCTCCTTCATGATCTTAGGTAAACTGTAAGATGAAGATGTATTTGATCAGTGATAATATCGATACCCTGACAGGAATGCGGCTTGCCGGCGTGGACGGAGTCGTCGTGCACGAAAGGAACGAGCTTAGAGAAGCCATCGAAAACGCCATGAACGACAAGACTGTCGGCATCATCCTGCTGACCGAAAAGTTCGGCCGGGAGTTCCCGGATCTGATCGATGAGATCAAGCTGGAGCGTACAATGCCGCTGCTCATAGAGATTCCTGACAGACACGGAACCGGACGTAAAAAAGATTTTATCACATCTTATGTAAATGAAGCAATTGGCTTGAAATTATAAAAAGAAGGTGACCCGCGTGACGTTAGAAGAAAAAATATCACATTTACAGTCTGCTGCCATGGAAGAGGCCAGGGCGCAGGGTAATGCAATTATAAAGCAGCATGAAGAGGCGCTTCTAAGCGTCTTTGAGCAGCACCGTTCAGAAGCTGTCCGGCAGTCCGAGACAAGGCTTAAGGCAGAGGCTACCAATGCAAGGCAGCAGCTGAATATGGCCGCTTCCAAAGCTCAGCTGGAATTGAAACGAGAGCTGAGCCAGACACAGAAAGAGCTTAAAAACCAGCTTTTCGACGAAGTCCAGACACTGATATACGACTTCATGAAAACTGATGATTACAAACGGCTTCTTATCGCATATATCGAGAGCGCCGCCAAATTCGCAAACGGCG
This is a stretch of genomic DNA from [Clostridium] hylemonae DSM 15053. It encodes these proteins:
- a CDS encoding V-type ATP synthase subunit F → MKMYLISDNIDTLTGMRLAGVDGVVVHERNELREAIENAMNDKTVGIILLTEKFGREFPDLIDEIKLERTMPLLIEIPDRHGTGRKKDFITSYVNEAIGLKL
- a CDS encoding V-type ATP synthase subunit E, coding for MTLEEKISHLQSAAMEEARAQGNAIIKQHEEALLSVFEQHRSEAVRQSETRLKAEATNARQQLNMAASKAQLELKRELSQTQKELKNQLFDEVQTLIYDFMKTDDYKRLLIAYIESAAKFANGETMTLYINPTDADKAAYLEEHTGMTLTVSKEDFIGGIRAVIPGRNILIDHAFKGAIDNEYHKFSFKGGAGIE